From one Solanum lycopersicum chromosome 12, SLM_r2.1 genomic stretch:
- the LOC101259409 gene encoding stress response protein NST1 isoform X1, giving the protein MRLSIFFSMKLSPSHLPINTTHSTFLSPTSVCAAEYTRSRLSILKLICHASMVQKYSLSGFAVSSEREGSYKLVYARNGSAEMLQLMRCNARSQSDNVSKGQVLTNDFQEEDYSNKDKGFNSKDGKEKEVDRRRKIGLANRGKVPWNKGRKHSPETREKIRQRTKEALRDPKVRQKMSECPRSLSNQTKLRIRASLRKLWGERLKWKRSREKFFQSWAESIANAAKVGGSDQEELEWDSYDKIKREIALERLQLAAEKAKAKEITRIRAERAAQRKTERMQRLVQRRKEREEKQKVEGKTKRPRRRSKQEKEELAVAEELKLKAKLVKIQKKKSTLSHVCREHRQAWEKLDVAFIKRPQVQKTVSLADQIRAAKKRTMDVNEKAFGITSSNSQSIEVSAEAKFITVETK; this is encoded by the exons ATGCGTCTCTCAATCTTCTTCTCCAT GAAATTATCTCCTTCTCACCTTCCTATCAATACCACACATAGCACTTTTCTCTCCCCAACTTCAGTCTGTGCGGCTGAGTATACACGAAGCAGGCTGAGCATATTAAAGTTAATCTGTCATGCATCTATGGTTCAGAAATATTCCCTATCAGGCTTTGCTGTTTCATCCGAAAGAGAAGGCTCATATAAACTGGTGTATGCCAGAAATGGCTCGGCAGAGATGTTGCAGCTAATGAGATGTAATGCAAGAAGCCAAAGTGATAATGTGTCCAAGGGGCAAGTTTTAACTAATGACTTTCAAGAAGAGGACTATTCCAACAAGGACAAGGGTTTTAACAGCAAGGATGGTAAGGAAAAGGAAGTAGACAGAAGAAGAAAGATTGGATTAGCAAACAGAGGAAAAGTGCCATGGAACAAAGGCAGAAAACATAGTCCAG AGACTCGTGAGAAGATCAGACAGAGAACCAAAGAAGCTTTGCGTGATCCCAAG GTAAGACAAAAGATGTCTGAATGTCCACGCTCTCTTAG CAATCAGACCAAGTTACGAATACGCGCATCTCTCAGAAAACTCTGGGGTGAACGATTAAAATGGAAAAGGTCACGGGAGAAATTTTTTCAGTCATGGGCTGAAAGCATTGCAAATGCTGCTAAGGTAGGTGGGAGCGACCAAGAAGAATTAGAATGGGACAGCTACGACAAGATCAAAAGAGAGATAGCTCTCGAACGACTTCAGTTGGCTGCAGAAAAGGCCAAGGCAAAAGAAATCACACGCATACGAGCTGAGAGAGCAGCACAGAGAAAGACGGAAAGGATGCAGAGACTTGTTCAAAGGAGAAAAGAACGAGAAGAAAAGCAAAAAGTTGAAGGAAAAACGAAGAGACCAAGAAGACGGTCAAAGCAAGAGAAAGAAGAGTTAGCTGTTGCTGAAGAATTGAAACTCAAGGCGAAATTAGTGAAG ATTCAGAAGAAAAAGTCCACACTTAGCCATGTTTGTAGAGAACATCGACAAGCTTGGGAGAAACTCGATGTAGCATTCATAAAGAGACCTCAAGTACAAAAAACAGTTTCTCTTGCAGATCAGATTCGTGCTGCCAAGAAGAGAACAATGGATGTGAATGAAAAAGCCTTTGGTATTACATCCTCCAACTCTCAATCTATTGAAGTATCTGCAGAGGCTAAATTCATCACAGTGGAAACAAAATGA
- the LOC101259409 gene encoding stress response protein NST1 isoform X2, with the protein MVQKYSLSGFAVSSEREGSYKLVYARNGSAEMLQLMRCNARSQSDNVSKGQVLTNDFQEEDYSNKDKGFNSKDGKEKEVDRRRKIGLANRGKVPWNKGRKHSPETREKIRQRTKEALRDPKVRQKMSECPRSLSNQTKLRIRASLRKLWGERLKWKRSREKFFQSWAESIANAAKVGGSDQEELEWDSYDKIKREIALERLQLAAEKAKAKEITRIRAERAAQRKTERMQRLVQRRKEREEKQKVEGKTKRPRRRSKQEKEELAVAEELKLKAKLVKIQKKKSTLSHVCREHRQAWEKLDVAFIKRPQVQKTVSLADQIRAAKKRTMDVNEKAFGITSSNSQSIEVSAEAKFITVETK; encoded by the exons ATGGTTCAGAAATATTCCCTATCAGGCTTTGCTGTTTCATCCGAAAGAGAAGGCTCATATAAACTGGTGTATGCCAGAAATGGCTCGGCAGAGATGTTGCAGCTAATGAGATGTAATGCAAGAAGCCAAAGTGATAATGTGTCCAAGGGGCAAGTTTTAACTAATGACTTTCAAGAAGAGGACTATTCCAACAAGGACAAGGGTTTTAACAGCAAGGATGGTAAGGAAAAGGAAGTAGACAGAAGAAGAAAGATTGGATTAGCAAACAGAGGAAAAGTGCCATGGAACAAAGGCAGAAAACATAGTCCAG AGACTCGTGAGAAGATCAGACAGAGAACCAAAGAAGCTTTGCGTGATCCCAAG GTAAGACAAAAGATGTCTGAATGTCCACGCTCTCTTAG CAATCAGACCAAGTTACGAATACGCGCATCTCTCAGAAAACTCTGGGGTGAACGATTAAAATGGAAAAGGTCACGGGAGAAATTTTTTCAGTCATGGGCTGAAAGCATTGCAAATGCTGCTAAGGTAGGTGGGAGCGACCAAGAAGAATTAGAATGGGACAGCTACGACAAGATCAAAAGAGAGATAGCTCTCGAACGACTTCAGTTGGCTGCAGAAAAGGCCAAGGCAAAAGAAATCACACGCATACGAGCTGAGAGAGCAGCACAGAGAAAGACGGAAAGGATGCAGAGACTTGTTCAAAGGAGAAAAGAACGAGAAGAAAAGCAAAAAGTTGAAGGAAAAACGAAGAGACCAAGAAGACGGTCAAAGCAAGAGAAAGAAGAGTTAGCTGTTGCTGAAGAATTGAAACTCAAGGCGAAATTAGTGAAG ATTCAGAAGAAAAAGTCCACACTTAGCCATGTTTGTAGAGAACATCGACAAGCTTGGGAGAAACTCGATGTAGCATTCATAAAGAGACCTCAAGTACAAAAAACAGTTTCTCTTGCAGATCAGATTCGTGCTGCCAAGAAGAGAACAATGGATGTGAATGAAAAAGCCTTTGGTATTACATCCTCCAACTCTCAATCTATTGAAGTATCTGCAGAGGCTAAATTCATCACAGTGGAAACAAAATGA